A window of Aeromicrobium duanguangcaii genomic DNA:
GCCAACGGCCCCAGCACGGCGGTCGAATCGGCGTACACGTACGTCAAGGTGGCCACCGCGGAATTCGGGCAGCCTGCGCGCGAGCATCGACGTTGCAGTCCCACGAGGCGAGGTTAACCCCCGGCCCCAGCCGGCCGCAGTAGGCTCACCGCGTGGCCAGCGAACCCGGACCCGGTATACCCGTGCACGGCCCCCGGCCCGGCGCCGCCCGCGACCGGCGCGGACGCGGCCCCCGCGGCGTGTTCTCGCTGCCCGGCCCGCTGACGCCGCACGGCGCCCCCATCCACCGGACTCCCCGCCAGGCCTTCGACGAGCTCGTGGCGGACGTCCTCACGCGGCTGGACCGCCACTTCGCCCGCGAGCCCGACCACGTCGAGGTCGCGATCGAGGAGGCTCCGCTGCTGCCGTACGGCTGGGACGAGCCGGTCCCCCGCAGCATCGTGAACCCGGCTCCCGGCGGCTACCGGATCGTGATCTACCGGCTGCCCATCATCGGCCGGGCGCGCTCGGCCGCTGACATCGAGGACGCGGTCTGGA
This region includes:
- a CDS encoding metallopeptidase family protein — encoded protein: MASEPGPGIPVHGPRPGAARDRRGRGPRGVFSLPGPLTPHGAPIHRTPRQAFDELVADVLTRLDRHFAREPDHVEVAIEEAPLLPYGWDEPVPRSIVNPAPGGYRIVIYRLPIIGRARSAADIEDAVWTVLLTRLGEVWHHDPEDLDPRD